Proteins from one Mauremys mutica isolate MM-2020 ecotype Southern chromosome 14, ASM2049712v1, whole genome shotgun sequence genomic window:
- the ZNF821 gene encoding zinc finger protein 821 isoform X3: MSRRKQTTPNKVHWEQVFAGLEEQARQAMMKNDFPGAFGDQRPTIHQLQDQDSSSSDSEGEEEETTQDEVSSHTSEEDGMMVKVKTELENAEQPVAGNQQIGENEVTEDLNTASILGLSQCPLCQLECGSREQLIAHVYQHTAAVVSAKSYMCPVCGRALSSPGSLGRHLLIHSEDQLSNCAVCGAHFTSHATFNSEKLPEVLSADSLPTLHSEGPSGAEDKDVAFNAPVYPAGILLVCNNCAAYRKLLEAQAPGVRKWALRRQNEPLEVRLQRLERERTAKKSRRDNETPEEREVRRMRDREAKRLQRMQETDEQRARRLQRDREAMRLKRANETPEKRQARLIREREAKRLKRRLEKMDMMLRAQFGQDPSAMAALAAEMNFFQLPVSNVELESQLLGKMAFEEQSNSTLH, translated from the exons ATGTCCCGTCGGAAACAGACCACTCCTAATAAAGTTCATT GGGAGCAAGTCTTCGCAGGGCTGGAGGAGCAAGCCCGCCAGGCCATGATGAAAAATGACTTTCCTGGAGCCTTTGGAGACCAGCGGCCAACAATTCaccaactgcaggatcaggactccagcagca GTgacagtgagggtgaggaagaggagACCACGCAGGATGAAGTCTCTTCTCACACTTCTGAGGAGGATGGCATGATGGTGAAAGTGAAAACGGAATTAGAAAATGCAGAGCAGCCTGTAGCTGGAAACCAACAGATTGGAGAAAATGAG GTGACTGAGGATTTGAATACAGCGTCCATCCTGGGACTGTCGCAGTGCCCACTCTGCCAGCTGGAATGTGGGAGCAGAGAGCAGCTCATTGCTCACGTGTACCAG CACACTGCAGCTGTGGTCAGTGCCAAGAGCTACATGTGTCCGGTGTGTGGCAGAGCCCTCAGCTCCCCAGGGTCCCTGGGGCGACACCTCCTGATCCACTCCGAGGACCAACTGTCAAACTGTGCAGTGTGTGGGGCACACTTCACCAGCCATGCCACATTCAACAG TGAGAAACTGCCAGAAGTGCTTAGTGCAGATTCCTTGCCCACCCTGCACAGCGAGGGCCCTTCTGGTGCTGAGGACAAGGACGTTGCCTTTAACGCCCCTGTGTATCCTGCGGGCATCCTCCTAGTGTGCAACAACTGTGCTGCCTATCGCAAGCTGCTGGAGGCACAGGCTCCTGGCGTGCGCAAGTGGGCGCTTCGCCGGCAGAACGAGCCACTAGAAGTGCGGCTTCAGCGCCTGGAGCGGGAGCGCACGGCCAAGAAGAGCCGGCGGGACAACGAGACGCCAGAGGAGCGGGAGGTGAGGCGCATGCGGGACCGAGAGGCTAAACGCCTGCAGCGCATGCAAGAGACAGACGAACAGCGGGCGAGGCGGCTACAGAGGGACCGGGAGGCCATGAGACTGAAGCGTGCTAATGAGACCCCGGAGAAGCGGCAGGCTCGGCTCATCCGGGAGCGCGAGGCCAAGAGGCTCAAGCGGCGCCTGGAGAAAATGGACATGATGCTTCGGGCCCAGTTTGGCCAGGACCCCTCTGCCATGGCTGCTTTGGCAGCCGAGATGAACTTCTTCCAGCTGCCAGTGAGCAACGTGGAGCTGGAAAGCCAACTGCTGGGCAAGATGGCCTTCGAGGAGCAGAGCAACAGCACGCTGCATTGA
- the ZNF821 gene encoding zinc finger protein 821 isoform X2, with the protein MRTQRTEAASTQWKSFSSTIWNHPLGEQVFAGLEEQARQAMMKNDFPGAFGDQRPTIHQLQDQDSSSSDSEGEEEETTQDEVSSHTSEEDGMMVKVKTELENAEQPVAGNQQIGENEVTEDLNTASILGLSQCPLCQLECGSREQLIAHVYQHTAAVVSAKSYMCPVCGRALSSPGSLGRHLLIHSEDQLSNCAVCGAHFTSHATFNSEKLPEVLSADSLPTLHSEGPSGAEDKDVAFNAPVYPAGILLVCNNCAAYRKLLEAQAPGVRKWALRRQNEPLEVRLQRLERERTAKKSRRDNETPEEREVRRMRDREAKRLQRMQETDEQRARRLQRDREAMRLKRANETPEKRQARLIREREAKRLKRRLEKMDMMLRAQFGQDPSAMAALAAEMNFFQLPVSNVELESQLLGKMAFEEQSNSTLH; encoded by the exons ATGAGGACCCAAAGGACAGAAGCAGCCTCCACCCAATGGAAATCATTCTCCAGCACGATTTGGAATCATCCActgg GGGAGCAAGTCTTCGCAGGGCTGGAGGAGCAAGCCCGCCAGGCCATGATGAAAAATGACTTTCCTGGAGCCTTTGGAGACCAGCGGCCAACAATTCaccaactgcaggatcaggactccagcagca GTgacagtgagggtgaggaagaggagACCACGCAGGATGAAGTCTCTTCTCACACTTCTGAGGAGGATGGCATGATGGTGAAAGTGAAAACGGAATTAGAAAATGCAGAGCAGCCTGTAGCTGGAAACCAACAGATTGGAGAAAATGAG GTGACTGAGGATTTGAATACAGCGTCCATCCTGGGACTGTCGCAGTGCCCACTCTGCCAGCTGGAATGTGGGAGCAGAGAGCAGCTCATTGCTCACGTGTACCAG CACACTGCAGCTGTGGTCAGTGCCAAGAGCTACATGTGTCCGGTGTGTGGCAGAGCCCTCAGCTCCCCAGGGTCCCTGGGGCGACACCTCCTGATCCACTCCGAGGACCAACTGTCAAACTGTGCAGTGTGTGGGGCACACTTCACCAGCCATGCCACATTCAACAG TGAGAAACTGCCAGAAGTGCTTAGTGCAGATTCCTTGCCCACCCTGCACAGCGAGGGCCCTTCTGGTGCTGAGGACAAGGACGTTGCCTTTAACGCCCCTGTGTATCCTGCGGGCATCCTCCTAGTGTGCAACAACTGTGCTGCCTATCGCAAGCTGCTGGAGGCACAGGCTCCTGGCGTGCGCAAGTGGGCGCTTCGCCGGCAGAACGAGCCACTAGAAGTGCGGCTTCAGCGCCTGGAGCGGGAGCGCACGGCCAAGAAGAGCCGGCGGGACAACGAGACGCCAGAGGAGCGGGAGGTGAGGCGCATGCGGGACCGAGAGGCTAAACGCCTGCAGCGCATGCAAGAGACAGACGAACAGCGGGCGAGGCGGCTACAGAGGGACCGGGAGGCCATGAGACTGAAGCGTGCTAATGAGACCCCGGAGAAGCGGCAGGCTCGGCTCATCCGGGAGCGCGAGGCCAAGAGGCTCAAGCGGCGCCTGGAGAAAATGGACATGATGCTTCGGGCCCAGTTTGGCCAGGACCCCTCTGCCATGGCTGCTTTGGCAGCCGAGATGAACTTCTTCCAGCTGCCAGTGAGCAACGTGGAGCTGGAAAGCCAACTGCTGGGCAAGATGGCCTTCGAGGAGCAGAGCAACAGCACGCTGCATTGA
- the ATXN1L gene encoding ataxin-1-like, whose protein sequence is MKPAHERSQECLPPKKRDLPVTSEDVGRVASCSTNHTPVSATPEWCRSVVVTGQSQAPLRYSLGSDGDQAVAGLTVDQYGMLYKVSVPPATFSPTGLHPVVNMSPLPPSFNVTSSLIQHPGIPYPPIHYAQIPSTSLQFIGSHYTVPYAVPPSFLPSPLLSPSTNLTTSHVPRFVPYASLFTEDATPSPQTTSPSHAFSKAAAVISPSGQMQHHAGVQPLDITQSRVPVYYQMSRLPPGYSAYETSTVGGSPDPPLQESQLSSEVASANGGQRHLEHSVVRRTSEALASASNKAEGPQPGAAVQCVVDGQLFSGYQTLRTEDSVPAHRSTPDTDLEVQRVVGVLASQDYSILAAQRKDGLSPLNLCHNIPDQQGDSRGLLRNPVETAEKNQARSPYVMSPEEPVRHRQLPKGMVVANGKPVLVRIGSEPIRSSASEILMRQSPDAQTRGSSRDKDSAQLQPPSSSHLPSHFMKGAIIQLATGELKRVEDLQTQDFVRSAEVSGGLKIDSSTVVDIQESQWPGFVTLHFVVGEQQSKVSIDVPPEHPFFVYGQGWSSCSPGRTAQLFALPCHRLQVGDVCISISLQSLNGNSASQANCPLAGQLVPTRERPERTGQGPREPSDRASERKNQTERDSAAQISCTEPSQPDPGAQHCWTAPGFQRYSLQGEESHPSLLRPSFIPQEVKLSIEGRSNAGK, encoded by the coding sequence ATGAAACCTGCTCATGAGAGAAGCCAGGAATGCCTTCCCCCAAAGAAACGAGACCTTCCTGTCACCAGTGAGGATGTGGGGAGGGTAGCCAGCTGCTCTACCAATCACACGCCGGTGAGCGCTACCCCAGAGTGGTGCAGGAGCGTGGTAGTGACTGGGCAGAGCCAAGCACCGTTACGATACAGCCTTGGCAGTGATGGTGATCAAGCGGTAGCTGGCCTGACTGTGGATCAATATGGCATGTTATACAAAGTGTCTGTGCCTCCAGCCACCTTCTCTCCCACTGGCCTCCACCCAGTTGTGAACATGAGTCCTCTGCCCCCTAGCTTTAATGTAACCTCTTCCCTGATCCAGCATCCAGGGATTCCATATCCCCCCATCCACTATGCTCAGATTCCCTCTACGTCTCTTCAGTTTATAGGGTCACATTACACAGTGCCCTATGCTGTGCCCCCCAGCTTCCTCCCTAGTCCTCTTCTATCACCTTCTACCAACCTCACCACCTCTCATGTTCCCCGTTTTGTGCCATATGCCTCTCTTTTTACAGAAGACGCCACTCCTTCCCCCCAGACTACCTCTCCTTCCCATGCTTTCAGCAAAGCTGCCGCTGTCATCTCCCCTTCAGGCCAAATGCAGCACCATGCTGGAGTCCAGCCGCTGGACATCACACAGAGTAGAGTTCCTGTCTATTACCAGATGTCTCGGCTCCCACCAGGGTATTCAGCATATGAGACCTCCACTGTAGGAGGAAGCCCAGATCCTCCTCTGCAAGAAAGTCAACTGAGTTCAGAGGTAGCCTCTGCCAATGGTGGACAGAGACATCTGGAGCATAGTGTGGTGAGGAGGACCAGTGAGGCTTTGGCCTCTGCCAGCAATAAAGCTGAAggcccgcagcctggggctgcagTGCAGTGTGTGGTGGATGGACAGCTCTTTTCAGGTTATCAGACTCTGAGAACAGAGGACTCTGTACCAGCTCACAGAAGCACGCCAGACACTGACTTGGAGGTGCAGAGAGTGGTTGGGGTGTTGGCTTCTCAGGATTACTCGATTCTGGCAGCCCAGAGAAAGGATGGCCTGAGCCCTTTAAACCTTTGCCATAATATCCCTGATCAGCAGGGGGACTCCAGGGGCTTGCTGAGGAACCCAGTGGAAACAGCTGAGAAAAACCAGGCCAGGAGTCCATATGTGATGTCCCCTGAGGAGCCGGTTAGACACAGACAGTTACCCAAAGGAATGGTGGTAGCCAATGGCAAGCCAGTCTTGGTGCGTATTGGGTCTGAGCCCATCAGGTCTTCTGCTTCAGAAATCCTGATGAGACAGAGTCCAGATGCACAGACCCGTGGAAGCTCACGTGACAAGGACTCAGCCCAgttgcagccccccagctcctcacatctGCCCTCCCATTTCATGAAAGGAGCCATCATACAGCTGGCCACAGGGGAGCTGAAGAGGGTAGAAGACCTGCAGACCCAGGACTTTGTGCGGAGTGCTGAGGTTAGCGGGGGCCTGAAGATTGACTCCAGCACAGTGGTGGATATCCAGGAGAGCCAGTGGCCTGGGTTTGTCACATTGCATTTTGTGGTTGGGGAGCAGCAGAGTAAAGTGAGCATTGATGTACCCCCTGAGCATCCCTTCTTCGTGTATGGCCAGGGCTGGTCCTCCTGTAGCCCGGGGCGCACTGCTCAGCTCTTTGCTCTGCCCTGTCACAGGCTGCAGGTGGGCGATGTCTGCATATCAATCAGTTTACAGAGCTTGAATGGCAACTCTGCTTCTCAGGCTAACTGCCCTCTTGCAGGCCAGCTGGTGCCCACCAGAGAGAGGCCCGAGAGAACAGGTCAGGGACCCAGAGAGCCATCTGACAGAGCCAGTGAGAGGAAGAATCAGACAGAAAGGGACAGTGCAGCCCAGATTTCCTGTACAGAGCCCTCCCAGCCTGACCCTGGTGCTCAGCACTGCTGGACAGCCCCAGGCTTCCAAAGATACAGCTTGCAGGGGGAGGAGTCTCATCCGTCCCTGCTTCGTCCCTCTTTCATTCCACAGGAGGTCAAGCTGTCCATCGAAGGGCGTTCTAATGCAGGGAAGTGA
- the ZNF821 gene encoding zinc finger protein 821 isoform X1 has protein sequence MNAYKQREENPTTLDWSLVPWSCQSEVAMRTQRTEAASTQWKSFSSTIWNHPLGEQVFAGLEEQARQAMMKNDFPGAFGDQRPTIHQLQDQDSSSSDSEGEEEETTQDEVSSHTSEEDGMMVKVKTELENAEQPVAGNQQIGENEVTEDLNTASILGLSQCPLCQLECGSREQLIAHVYQHTAAVVSAKSYMCPVCGRALSSPGSLGRHLLIHSEDQLSNCAVCGAHFTSHATFNSEKLPEVLSADSLPTLHSEGPSGAEDKDVAFNAPVYPAGILLVCNNCAAYRKLLEAQAPGVRKWALRRQNEPLEVRLQRLERERTAKKSRRDNETPEEREVRRMRDREAKRLQRMQETDEQRARRLQRDREAMRLKRANETPEKRQARLIREREAKRLKRRLEKMDMMLRAQFGQDPSAMAALAAEMNFFQLPVSNVELESQLLGKMAFEEQSNSTLH, from the exons ATGAATGCATACAAACAACGAGAGGAAAATCCCACCACCTTGGACTG GTCTCTTGTACCTTGGTCCTGCCAGTCTGAGGTTGCGATGAGGACCCAAAGGACAGAAGCAGCCTCCACCCAATGGAAATCATTCTCCAGCACGATTTGGAATCATCCActgg GGGAGCAAGTCTTCGCAGGGCTGGAGGAGCAAGCCCGCCAGGCCATGATGAAAAATGACTTTCCTGGAGCCTTTGGAGACCAGCGGCCAACAATTCaccaactgcaggatcaggactccagcagca GTgacagtgagggtgaggaagaggagACCACGCAGGATGAAGTCTCTTCTCACACTTCTGAGGAGGATGGCATGATGGTGAAAGTGAAAACGGAATTAGAAAATGCAGAGCAGCCTGTAGCTGGAAACCAACAGATTGGAGAAAATGAG GTGACTGAGGATTTGAATACAGCGTCCATCCTGGGACTGTCGCAGTGCCCACTCTGCCAGCTGGAATGTGGGAGCAGAGAGCAGCTCATTGCTCACGTGTACCAG CACACTGCAGCTGTGGTCAGTGCCAAGAGCTACATGTGTCCGGTGTGTGGCAGAGCCCTCAGCTCCCCAGGGTCCCTGGGGCGACACCTCCTGATCCACTCCGAGGACCAACTGTCAAACTGTGCAGTGTGTGGGGCACACTTCACCAGCCATGCCACATTCAACAG TGAGAAACTGCCAGAAGTGCTTAGTGCAGATTCCTTGCCCACCCTGCACAGCGAGGGCCCTTCTGGTGCTGAGGACAAGGACGTTGCCTTTAACGCCCCTGTGTATCCTGCGGGCATCCTCCTAGTGTGCAACAACTGTGCTGCCTATCGCAAGCTGCTGGAGGCACAGGCTCCTGGCGTGCGCAAGTGGGCGCTTCGCCGGCAGAACGAGCCACTAGAAGTGCGGCTTCAGCGCCTGGAGCGGGAGCGCACGGCCAAGAAGAGCCGGCGGGACAACGAGACGCCAGAGGAGCGGGAGGTGAGGCGCATGCGGGACCGAGAGGCTAAACGCCTGCAGCGCATGCAAGAGACAGACGAACAGCGGGCGAGGCGGCTACAGAGGGACCGGGAGGCCATGAGACTGAAGCGTGCTAATGAGACCCCGGAGAAGCGGCAGGCTCGGCTCATCCGGGAGCGCGAGGCCAAGAGGCTCAAGCGGCGCCTGGAGAAAATGGACATGATGCTTCGGGCCCAGTTTGGCCAGGACCCCTCTGCCATGGCTGCTTTGGCAGCCGAGATGAACTTCTTCCAGCTGCCAGTGAGCAACGTGGAGCTGGAAAGCCAACTGCTGGGCAAGATGGCCTTCGAGGAGCAGAGCAACAGCACGCTGCATTGA